One part of the Algibacter sp. L1A34 genome encodes these proteins:
- a CDS encoding DUF7003 family protein, with translation MNIFGFNKKQEYSAKDILKQLDKCAEDYTFPMLDNGYVYPIHSKLSAYRDEKRWALIIEVIGFNYRGGGHNGISNCLHVFGNCIDTKPGTDNANFIYLTDNSSDFPTFDEEYEESLNPNAKSTKLRGKSIEIIHNREFYLNKGIELEEEDKIFVWEFLRGLEPEYNNDFVATEKEIRERIPTNLPKIMELTEWNHPDCADSELPSKNETFKQIVKVLETGKTEFYKPTKKPNNHWRNWPDGGTL, from the coding sequence ATGAACATTTTCGGATTTAACAAAAAACAGGAATATTCAGCAAAGGATATTTTAAAACAACTTGACAAGTGTGCGGAAGATTATACTTTTCCAATGCTTGACAATGGATATGTTTATCCTATTCATTCTAAATTGAGTGCATATCGCGATGAAAAACGTTGGGCATTGATAATAGAAGTAATCGGATTTAATTATCGTGGTGGTGGACATAATGGGATTAGTAATTGTTTGCACGTATTTGGAAATTGTATTGACACAAAACCAGGAACTGATAATGCAAATTTTATTTACTTAACAGATAATAGTTCGGACTTTCCAACCTTTGACGAGGAATATGAAGAAAGTCTAAATCCAAATGCAAAATCTACTAAATTGAGAGGTAAAAGTATTGAGATTATCCATAATCGGGAATTTTATCTAAATAAAGGAATTGAATTAGAAGAAGAGGATAAAATTTTCGTGTGGGAATTTTTGAGAGGTTTAGAACCAGAATATAATAATGATTTTGTTGCTACCGAAAAGGAAATACGAGAACGAATTCCAACCAATTTGCCGAAAATTATGGAGCTGACTGAATGGAATCATCCTGACTGTGCTGATTCTGAACTTCCGAGCAAAAACGAAACTTTTAAGCAAATAGTGAAAGTTTTAGAAACTGGAAAAACTGAATTTTATAAACCAACAAAAAAGCCAAATAATCATTGGAGAAATTGGCCTGATGGAGGAACATTATGA
- a CDS encoding DUF4919 domain-containing protein: protein MNKQFFITIIILFNFNIIIGQTEIIVPEFDDNYSKTVQILEKGKTDIDYKSFRESFIESKQFKIASEKSIEFKELKKKMYLQMSESKYESLINTTKKMLSIDYTSMTAHKILRQTYKIVGDTINEGKYKTIQFGLLKSIVNDGDGKSCENGWSVIQISEEYFILNMLGVVLDTQSIDDGICDRMEVVDENGEKKTYYFEINNVIKGRENLKEK, encoded by the coding sequence ATGAATAAACAATTTTTCATAACTATAATAATACTTTTCAACTTCAACATTATAATTGGACAAACGGAAATAATAGTGCCTGAATTTGACGACAATTACAGCAAAACCGTTCAAATACTTGAAAAAGGAAAAACTGATATTGATTATAAATCATTCAGAGAAAGTTTCATTGAGAGTAAACAATTCAAAATTGCGTCTGAAAAAAGTATTGAATTTAAGGAATTGAAAAAAAAAATGTATCTACAAATGTCTGAATCGAAATATGAGAGTCTGATTAATACAACAAAAAAAATGTTGAGTATTGATTATACAAGTATGACAGCTCATAAAATATTAAGACAGACTTATAAAATTGTTGGAGATACTATAAATGAGGGGAAATATAAAACAATTCAATTTGGACTTTTAAAATCGATAGTTAATGATGGAGATGGAAAATCGTGTGAAAATGGTTGGTCTGTTATTCAAATATCAGAGGAATACTTTATTTTAAATATGCTTGGTGTTGTATTAGATACTCAAAGCATAGATGATGGAATTTGTGACCGAATGGAAGTTGTTGATGAAAATGGAGAAAAGAAAACCTATTATTTTGAAATAAATAATGTAATAAAAGGGAGAGAAAATCTAAAAGAAAAATAA
- a CDS encoding AAA family ATPase — translation MILENIGPFKTAELDFISNEQELDYPPVICITGENGTGKSIILDAIRSLFKGRFSGVEREITSSKQFLIKTNLVINGTDKVFSSNKKFDGKQNLDTNDMAINRLFHSQFDPPYEKDFILDYWTSKLSNDNFGITSITAVEAKKYLDDSLSGIHKNIDLTKIISFFDYLKDSTNEQEKELGSSLYSILEDIINLSISKGKLSHVSRINLKPIVKIGNNEITLDKLSSGNLYLIQRFTSLLSQVYSICALNDKPISDYKNIKGLLLIDEAENHLHPKWQKVFLQNILTLFPKLQIIVSTHSPFIVSSIKNSRIYVCKSQIDFSIVEEETDYYINKPIEEILLSPLFNTNNFSDEISKLLEERKDAIENKKNEKIKTIEKKLLEINPEYFNYLNLDSIIKSIKK, via the coding sequence TTGATTTTAGAAAATATAGGACCATTCAAAACGGCTGAATTAGATTTTATTTCTAATGAACAAGAGTTAGATTATCCACCTGTTATTTGTATTACTGGAGAAAATGGCACCGGAAAATCTATAATATTAGATGCTATACGTAGCCTTTTTAAAGGTCGTTTTTCTGGTGTTGAAAGAGAAATAACATCTTCTAAACAGTTTTTAATTAAAACAAATTTAGTTATAAATGGTACTGATAAAGTTTTCTCATCAAACAAAAAATTTGACGGAAAACAAAATCTTGATACTAATGATATGGCTATAAATCGATTATTTCATTCTCAATTTGACCCCCCATACGAAAAGGATTTTATTTTGGACTATTGGACATCAAAATTGTCTAATGATAATTTTGGAATAACAAGCATTACTGCAGTTGAAGCAAAAAAATACTTAGATGATTCACTATCTGGAATTCACAAAAATATTGATTTAACTAAAATTATTTCATTTTTTGATTATCTAAAAGACAGTACAAACGAACAAGAAAAAGAATTAGGCTCTTCTTTATATTCAATATTAGAAGATATAATTAATTTATCTATTTCAAAAGGGAAACTATCGCACGTTTCTCGAATAAACTTAAAGCCAATTGTTAAAATTGGAAATAATGAAATAACTTTAGATAAGTTAAGTAGTGGTAATCTTTATCTAATTCAACGTTTCACAAGTTTATTAAGCCAAGTTTATTCAATATGTGCGTTAAATGACAAGCCTATTTCCGATTATAAGAATATAAAAGGTCTTCTGTTAATTGATGAAGCTGAAAATCATTTACATCCGAAATGGCAGAAGGTATTTTTACAAAATATACTTACTCTTTTCCCAAAGCTTCAAATTATAGTTTCAACACATTCACCTTTTATAGTTTCTTCAATCAAAAATTCTCGAATTTATGTTTGCAAAAGCCAAATTGATTTTTCTATAGTTGAAGAGGAAACCGATTATTATATTAACAAACCAATTGAAGAAATTTTACTCAGCCCACTCTTCAATACTAATAATTTTAGTGATGAAATATCAAAACTTCTTGAGGAGAGAAAAGATGCTATTGAAAATAAGAAAAACGAAAAAATTAAAACTATTGAAAAGAAATTATTAGAAATTAATCCTGAATATTTCAATTATTTAAATCTAGACTCAATTATAAAATCAATTAAAAAATGA
- a CDS encoding HNH endonuclease: MRGISRLPEPQILIDRKITWRDNYIASGKKRPDSSKYAHNTVKTQLESMSFHKCFYCETKLKGKRKEVDHHIEVSVDKTLSYEWDNLYLSCDNCNGKIPHSTISIQDALDPCRHTDVTIKEHLTYENEFIQPRNNSVLGLRTIKKYRLDRELLDNRRLKQLNNFLQLFIEIRNAQQIEARNHLTEAELNAIYSFKRIDNSFSLMFELIIEHYGL; encoded by the coding sequence ATGAGAGGAATTTCAAGGCTTCCTGAACCTCAAATTTTAATTGACAGAAAAATTACTTGGCGAGACAATTATATTGCTTCAGGAAAAAAAAGACCAGATTCAAGTAAATATGCACACAATACTGTTAAGACTCAGTTAGAGTCAATGAGTTTCCACAAATGCTTTTATTGTGAAACAAAACTAAAGGGAAAGCGCAAAGAGGTTGACCATCATATTGAAGTGAGTGTTGATAAAACTCTATCTTATGAATGGGATAATTTGTATCTATCTTGTGATAACTGTAATGGTAAAATACCTCATTCTACTATTTCAATTCAAGATGCACTTGACCCTTGTAGACATACAGATGTTACAATAAAAGAACATTTGACTTATGAGAACGAATTTATTCAACCTAGAAACAATTCTGTATTAGGACTAAGAACAATCAAAAAATATAGGCTTGATAGGGAGTTATTAGATAATCGAAGATTAAAACAGTTAAATAACTTTCTTCAGCTTTTCATAGAAATCAGAAATGCTCAACAAATTGAAGCTCGAAATCATTTAACTGAAGCTGAATTAAATGCTATTTATAGTTTCAAACGAATAGACAATTCATTTTCTTTAATGTTTGAATTGATAATAGAACATTATGGCTTATAA
- a CDS encoding MBL fold metallo-hydrolase — protein sequence MKRTFIGTIFTLTLCLFTTLGFSQSKEIKIEFLGNCGLYLTDGTTNIYTDFPYKSGAHGYMEFDESELDSIKENSIFIFTHKHSDHYSKKNLKKVIKEKGGTKYGVSNISELEELNKTLNDFEIKAFKTKHKVFGINFRHYSYLITWHGKRIYLSGDTTNPETIGKIKNIDLAFIPYWLYENAKEENIEIDADEIGIYHLHPAEIKPAEKFFKDKKNEHPLTEQGKIITIELQTE from the coding sequence ATGAAAAGAACATTTATAGGAACAATTTTTACTTTGACTTTATGCTTATTTACAACTCTTGGATTTTCGCAATCGAAAGAAATTAAAATCGAATTTTTAGGAAATTGTGGATTATATTTAACTGATGGAACAACTAATATCTACACAGATTTTCCATATAAATCTGGAGCACACGGTTATATGGAATTTGACGAATCAGAATTAGATAGTATAAAGGAAAACTCAATATTTATTTTTACTCACAAACATTCTGACCATTACTCAAAAAAGAATTTAAAAAAGGTGATTAAAGAAAAAGGCGGAACGAAATACGGAGTTTCAAACATATCTGAATTGGAAGAGTTGAATAAAACTCTAAATGACTTTGAGATTAAAGCATTCAAAACCAAGCATAAAGTTTTTGGAATAAACTTCAGACACTATTCATATTTAATAACTTGGCACGGAAAGAGAATTTACTTATCTGGCGATACAACTAATCCAGAAACTATTGGAAAAATAAAAAATATCGACTTGGCATTTATCCCATATTGGCTTTACGAAAATGCTAAAGAAGAAAATATTGAAATTGATGCAGATGAAATCGGAATTTACCACTTACATCCAGCAGAAATTAAGCCTGCAGAAAAATTCTTTAAAGACAAAAAAAACGAGCATCCATTAACCGAACAAGGCAAAATAATTACGATTGAATTACAAACTGAATAA
- a CDS encoding helix-turn-helix domain-containing protein translates to MGRKVKYDYAFKLRCVKQVLKNHQIVEDVSKLYGCHHTTLHDWIRFYEKYGKKALLPRKTKVYSIPFKLKVLKAIDKDSLSFSQACLEFNIPTKSVIMKWQRNYKKEGIVGLNIKPRGKPKSMQFKRAKKKSNKPLTREEELLLENESLRAELDLLKKLQALIQQEQNKKQKP, encoded by the coding sequence ATGGGAAGAAAAGTCAAGTATGATTACGCATTTAAACTTCGATGTGTAAAGCAAGTTTTAAAAAATCACCAAATAGTTGAAGATGTGTCTAAGTTATATGGTTGTCATCATACAACCCTTCATGATTGGATTCGATTTTATGAAAAATATGGTAAAAAAGCACTATTACCAAGAAAAACCAAAGTGTATAGCATTCCTTTTAAACTTAAAGTTTTAAAAGCTATTGACAAAGATTCATTATCTTTCAGTCAAGCTTGTTTAGAATTTAATATTCCTACTAAATCTGTAATTATGAAGTGGCAACGTAATTATAAAAAAGAGGGTATTGTAGGCTTAAACATTAAACCTAGAGGTAAACCAAAATCTATGCAATTTAAGAGAGCTAAAAAAAAGTCTAATAAACCTTTAACAAGAGAAGAGGAACTTTTATTAGAAAATGAATCATTACGTGCAGAACTGGACTTGCTAAAAAAGTTACAGGCCTTAATTCAACAAGAGCAAAACAAAAAGCAAAAGCCATAA
- a CDS encoding IS3 family transposase, with protein MTELRHKYDLDILLYHTNMARSSYYYHHKRSLLVDKYKEIKLLIHQIYHRHKGRYGYRRISLEINKIGTLINHKTVLKLMRELGLKSLVRAKRYKSYKGRIGETAPNILQRNFKAIRPNKKWATDITEFKVLGKKLYLSPIIDLFNREIISYQLSEKPDFKQVAIMLKKSFKKIPDQTNLILHSDQGWQYQMKQYRRLLTEKGITQSMSRKGNCLDNAVIENFFGILKSELFYINKYKSISQLKKEIKVYIKYYNNERIKQNLNGMSPIEYRANYYQN; from the coding sequence ATAACAGAATTAAGGCATAAGTATGATTTAGATATTTTATTATATCATACGAACATGGCAAGAAGTAGTTATTATTATCATCATAAAAGAAGTCTTTTAGTTGATAAATATAAAGAGATAAAACTATTGATTCATCAAATATATCATCGTCACAAAGGAAGATATGGCTATAGAAGAATCTCTTTAGAAATCAACAAAATAGGCACTCTAATAAATCATAAAACAGTACTCAAGTTAATGCGTGAATTAGGTTTAAAAAGTTTAGTCAGAGCTAAAAGATACAAGTCTTATAAAGGGCGAATAGGAGAAACAGCTCCTAATATATTACAACGAAATTTTAAAGCTATTAGGCCAAATAAAAAATGGGCTACCGATATTACAGAATTTAAAGTTTTAGGAAAAAAACTATATCTATCTCCAATAATTGATCTCTTTAATAGAGAAATAATAAGTTATCAATTATCTGAAAAACCTGATTTTAAACAAGTAGCTATTATGCTGAAAAAGTCTTTTAAGAAAATACCAGATCAAACAAATTTAATATTACATTCAGATCAAGGATGGCAGTATCAAATGAAACAGTATCGAAGATTATTAACAGAAAAAGGAATTACTCAGAGTATGTCTCGTAAAGGAAATTGTTTAGATAACGCTGTGATAGAAAATTTCTTCGGTATTCTAAAATCTGAATTGTTTTATATAAATAAATATAAGTCGATATCTCAGTTAAAAAAAGAGATTAAAGTCTATATAAAATATTATAATAATGAGAGAATTAAACAAAATTTAAATGGTATGAGCCCGATTGAATATCGAGCTAATTATTATCAAAATTAA
- a CDS encoding IS110 family transposase encodes MNKDIKYFGIDISHLVFDVTDSDGNYYQFKNNELGFKKFTKLLNNKSHCVMEATGYYHYQLAYHLLESGIKVSVENPLSVKRFIQMGLSKVKTDKSDSKLICAYSEQVELKLWKGNSKEEIECLQIVRTLSVYTKQSTMLKNKLHGEAVLGNPSKLVVTSLKRSLRQLTKEMKTLEDKLLILVKQSHQDLFTRLKTIPGIGPKTAIMLVVLTGGFDRFTSASELCSYAGLTPMIRQSGSSVKGRPRISKMGNQKLRNLLFMCSFNACKYNKACRDLYERIVAKGKSKKLALIAVCNKLLKQAFALAKSGLIYDGNYKSTLVKN; translated from the coding sequence ATGAATAAAGATATTAAATATTTTGGAATAGACATTAGTCATTTGGTGTTCGATGTCACGGACTCTGATGGTAATTACTATCAGTTTAAAAACAATGAACTTGGCTTTAAAAAGTTCACGAAACTTTTAAATAATAAGAGTCATTGCGTTATGGAAGCCACAGGCTATTATCATTATCAGTTAGCGTATCATTTGCTAGAATCTGGTATCAAAGTATCGGTTGAAAATCCATTGTCAGTAAAACGCTTTATACAGATGGGACTATCAAAAGTTAAGACAGATAAGAGCGATTCAAAACTTATTTGTGCTTACTCAGAGCAAGTAGAATTAAAGCTATGGAAAGGAAATTCTAAGGAAGAAATAGAATGTCTTCAAATCGTTAGAACCCTTTCTGTATATACAAAACAAAGCACTATGCTAAAAAACAAACTACATGGAGAAGCGGTTTTGGGAAATCCAAGTAAGCTTGTTGTAACGTCTTTAAAACGTAGTTTAAGACAACTAACAAAAGAGATGAAAACTTTGGAGGATAAGCTGTTAATATTAGTAAAACAATCACATCAAGATTTATTTACCCGTTTAAAAACCATTCCAGGTATAGGACCAAAAACAGCCATTATGTTAGTGGTATTAACAGGTGGATTTGATCGTTTTACGAGCGCAAGTGAACTTTGTAGTTACGCTGGCCTTACACCTATGATCCGGCAAAGTGGAAGTAGTGTAAAAGGGAGGCCACGAATAAGTAAAATGGGGAATCAAAAGCTTCGGAATTTATTATTTATGTGCAGTTTTAATGCGTGTAAATACAACAAAGCTTGCCGCGATCTTTATGAGCGAATCGTAGCGAAAGGAAAGAGCAAAAAATTAGCATTAATTGCCGTGTGTAATAAGCTACTAAAACAGGCTTTTGCACTAGCTAAATCAGGATTAATATATGATGGAAACTATAAAAGTACTTTAGTGAAAAATTAA